The following are encoded together in the Odocoileus virginianus isolate 20LAN1187 ecotype Illinois chromosome 28, Ovbor_1.2, whole genome shotgun sequence genome:
- the MSANTD2 gene encoding myb/SANT-like DNA-binding domain-containing protein 2 isoform X5, with the protein MPPPFSSARGSGEPHSRPSPRERSARRGRVRGERPGTAGGLHAAAGARSRPPASKPGPRTAPESGAAGCEGASLPGGAAAAAWKMAAPCGSELPANSPLKIPKMEVLSPASPGGLSDGNPSLSDPSTPRGASPLGPGSAAGSGAAASGGLGLGLGGRSAASSSVSFSPGGGGGGGAAAAAAAACRGMSWTPAETNALIAVWGNERLVEARYQQLEGAGTVFGSKAPGPAMYERVSRALAELGYERTPSQCRERIKMKYLSQREH; encoded by the coding sequence ATGCCCCCACCCTTCTCCTCCGCTCGGGGATCCGGCGAGCCTCATTCCCGCCCCTCGCCCCGGGAGAGGAGCGCGCGCCGCGGCCGGGTGCGCGGAGAAAGGCCGGGGACGGCGGGCGGCCTCCACGCGGCCGCCGGGGCCCGCAGCCGCCCGCCCGCCAGCAAGCCAGGCCCGAGGACAGCCCCGGAGTCCGGGGCGGCCGGATGTGAGGGCGCGTCACTTCCGGGCGGTGCAGCGGCGGCCGCTTGGAAGATGGCTGCGCCCTGTGGCTCGGAGCTGCCCGCCAACTCGCCGCTAAAAATCCCGAAGATGGAGGTGCTCTCCCCGGCTTCTCCTGGTGGCCTGAGCGACGGAAACCCATCGCTGTCCGACCCTTCCACGCCTCGGGGTGCCTCCCCGCTCGGGCCGGGCAGTGCGGCGGGCTCGGGGGCAGCGGCGTCCGGGGGTctcgggctggggctggggggccgcAGCGCCGCCTCGTCCTCGGTCTCCTTCTCCCCTGGTGGAGGCGGTGGTGGCGGGGCTgcggcagccgccgccgccgcctgccGGGGCATGTCGTGGACGCCGGCAGAGACGAACGCGCTCATCGCAGTGTGGGGCAACGAGCGGCTGGTGGAGGCACGGTACCAGCAGCTGGAGGGAGCCGGCACGGTGTTCGGCAGCAAGGCCCCCGGGCCGGCCATGTACGAGCGCGTGTCCCGGGCCCTGGCCGAGCTGGGCTACGAGCGGACCCCGTCCCAGTGCCGGGAGCGCATCAAG
- the MSANTD2 gene encoding myb/SANT-like DNA-binding domain-containing protein 2 isoform X4: MPPPFSSARGSGEPHSRPSPRERSARRGRVRGERPGTAGGLHAAAGARSRPPASKPGPRTAPESGAAGCEGASLPGGAAAAAWKMAAPCGSELPANSPLKIPKMEVLSPASPGGLSDGNPSLSDPSTPRGASPLGPGSAAGSGAAASGGLGLGLGGRSAASSSVSFSPGGGGGGGAAAAAAAACRGMSWTPAETNALIAVWGNERLVEARYQQLEGAGTVFGSKAPGPAMYERVSRALAELGYERTPSQCRERIKLVRCPELNAVFQLWPHRC, encoded by the coding sequence ATGCCCCCACCCTTCTCCTCCGCTCGGGGATCCGGCGAGCCTCATTCCCGCCCCTCGCCCCGGGAGAGGAGCGCGCGCCGCGGCCGGGTGCGCGGAGAAAGGCCGGGGACGGCGGGCGGCCTCCACGCGGCCGCCGGGGCCCGCAGCCGCCCGCCCGCCAGCAAGCCAGGCCCGAGGACAGCCCCGGAGTCCGGGGCGGCCGGATGTGAGGGCGCGTCACTTCCGGGCGGTGCAGCGGCGGCCGCTTGGAAGATGGCTGCGCCCTGTGGCTCGGAGCTGCCCGCCAACTCGCCGCTAAAAATCCCGAAGATGGAGGTGCTCTCCCCGGCTTCTCCTGGTGGCCTGAGCGACGGAAACCCATCGCTGTCCGACCCTTCCACGCCTCGGGGTGCCTCCCCGCTCGGGCCGGGCAGTGCGGCGGGCTCGGGGGCAGCGGCGTCCGGGGGTctcgggctggggctggggggccgcAGCGCCGCCTCGTCCTCGGTCTCCTTCTCCCCTGGTGGAGGCGGTGGTGGCGGGGCTgcggcagccgccgccgccgcctgccGGGGCATGTCGTGGACGCCGGCAGAGACGAACGCGCTCATCGCAGTGTGGGGCAACGAGCGGCTGGTGGAGGCACGGTACCAGCAGCTGGAGGGAGCCGGCACGGTGTTCGGCAGCAAGGCCCCCGGGCCGGCCATGTACGAGCGCGTGTCCCGGGCCCTGGCCGAGCTGGGCTACGAGCGGACCCCGTCCCAGTGCCGGGAGCGCATCAAG